In one window of Leptospira sp. WS92.C1 DNA:
- a CDS encoding adenosylcobinamide-GDP ribazoletransferase, producing MFFSFLKEEWNRLCSCLIFNTRIPVSPLFTYSEASASRSSRYFPLVGWIVSAGASFITVGLSWILPIEISVILGMIVSILITGGFHEDGLADVCDAFGGGWGKEKILEIMKDSRIGTFGSLGLILSLALKFFLLVYLFKLSFWIFLYASWVSHAASRWFALVLMMLIPYARDNDLSKSKPMVKKLRISDFTFSIFFGCFPAFYFVLTYQNYTIRIILAFLFSTFFVLYFRNYFKKWIEGFTGDCLGFTQQSTELIFYLGILLSWNFI from the coding sequence ATTTTTTTTTCCTTTCTAAAAGAAGAATGGAATCGCCTCTGTTCTTGTTTGATATTTAACACAAGAATTCCTGTTTCGCCCTTATTTACCTATTCGGAAGCCTCGGCTTCCAGGTCTTCACGTTATTTCCCTTTGGTCGGCTGGATTGTTTCCGCAGGCGCGTCATTTATAACCGTAGGACTTTCCTGGATTCTCCCGATTGAAATTTCGGTCATTCTCGGAATGATCGTAAGTATATTGATCACCGGTGGGTTCCACGAAGACGGACTTGCGGACGTATGTGACGCATTCGGTGGGGGCTGGGGTAAGGAGAAAATTTTAGAAATCATGAAAGACAGTAGGATCGGAACCTTCGGATCCTTGGGTTTGATTCTTTCTCTGGCTCTGAAATTTTTTCTATTGGTTTATCTATTTAAACTTTCGTTTTGGATATTTTTATACGCTTCCTGGGTTTCACATGCGGCGAGTAGATGGTTCGCTCTTGTTTTGATGATGCTGATCCCATATGCAAGGGATAACGATCTATCCAAATCCAAACCGATGGTCAAAAAATTACGAATTTCCGATTTTACTTTCTCGATTTTTTTCGGATGTTTTCCCGCTTTTTATTTTGTTTTAACCTATCAAAACTATACGATTCGAATTATTCTCGCATTTCTTTTCTCAACATTCTTTGTTTTATACTTTCGAAACTATTTTAAAAAATGGATTGAAGGATTTACCGGCGATTGCCTCGGATTTACCCAACAAAGCACGGAACTTATTTTTTATCTGGGAATATTGCTTTCTTGGAACTTTATCTAA
- the cobC gene encoding alpha-ribazole phosphatase: MELYLIRHTTPDVPKGMCYGKADIPLIAEFQSEFLGVLSKFKDFPSKIYSSPSLRCKKLSEFITQNNFINLEYSELLMELNFGYWEGKLWSEIPKKESEPWTQDFLNVRTPGGESYSDLAERISKFIKESVYPSSSSSLGIVTHAGVIRTFLCKLIGIPLERGFSFELDYGSVSKILIVKNETEFFSKLVYWNR, encoded by the coding sequence TTGGAACTTTATCTAATCCGACACACAACGCCGGACGTTCCCAAAGGAATGTGTTACGGAAAAGCGGATATTCCGCTCATCGCAGAATTTCAATCCGAGTTCTTGGGTGTTCTTTCTAAGTTTAAGGATTTTCCATCGAAAATTTACAGTAGTCCGAGCCTTCGTTGCAAAAAATTATCAGAATTTATTACTCAAAATAATTTTATAAATTTAGAATATTCTGAACTACTGATGGAATTAAACTTTGGCTACTGGGAAGGAAAACTGTGGTCGGAAATTCCTAAAAAAGAATCCGAACCTTGGACGCAGGACTTTTTAAACGTAAGAACGCCCGGAGGCGAAAGTTATTCGGATTTGGCCGAAAGAATTTCAAAATTTATCAAAGAATCCGTTTATCCATCCTCAAGTTCCAGCCTCGGAATCGTCACCCATGCGGGCGTCATTCGAACCTTTCTTTGTAAGCTAATTGGAATTCCTTTGGAACGCGGATTTTCATTTGAATTAGATTATGGATCCGTAAGTAAAATTCTCATCGTAAAAAATGAGACAGAATTTTTTTCCAAACTTGTGTATTGGAATCGATAG
- a CDS encoding VWA domain-containing protein gives MTVIRHASETTERPKLFIVDASGSMNEYLGIYQKMHLAKKNVSHFISSLPPETTIGFLAYGNRIPGCSSSKLYHPLDTGNQDKFKNRLFGLTPSGATPLADSIRIAGNLIAQRNKETEIILVTDGVESCYGDPKKELHNLKQKGIPFRFHILGLGLKPNEEQQMKKLSEEGNGTFWSIEDDSSFHTALDSLKEKTIAVNREPQKHSATIVGTNQDSMIWFDNIHKTHESDLKSTYTIDFGFKTLKNPKNCVIFNLKQTNNVSNQSLGEKRIASPESVVLSKSSCFDLSESKGKFTIETPSQTSFSGVLELWDMTGVPSSLAVSKEEEIR, from the coding sequence ATGACAGTCATTCGACATGCTTCCGAAACTACGGAGCGCCCCAAATTATTTATCGTCGACGCCTCGGGATCCATGAATGAATATCTCGGAATTTATCAAAAGATGCATTTGGCAAAAAAAAACGTGAGTCATTTTATCTCGTCTCTACCACCCGAGACAACCATCGGATTTTTAGCTTACGGAAACCGAATCCCAGGTTGTTCTTCTTCCAAATTGTATCATCCCTTGGATACCGGAAATCAGGACAAGTTTAAAAATCGTCTATTCGGACTGACTCCTTCCGGAGCGACTCCTCTCGCAGATTCGATCCGAATCGCAGGTAATCTTATCGCACAAAGAAATAAAGAAACGGAGATTATCTTAGTAACCGACGGGGTAGAAAGTTGTTACGGGGATCCTAAAAAAGAACTTCACAATCTAAAACAAAAAGGAATTCCATTTCGGTTTCACATTTTGGGTTTAGGTTTAAAACCCAATGAAGAACAACAAATGAAAAAACTTTCGGAAGAAGGTAACGGGACATTTTGGAGCATCGAGGATGATTCTTCGTTTCACACCGCTTTGGATTCCCTCAAAGAAAAAACGATCGCAGTCAATCGGGAACCTCAAAAACACTCTGCCACTATCGTAGGAACGAATCAGGATTCTATGATATGGTTTGATAATATTCATAAAACTCACGAATCGGATTTGAAATCTACCTATACGATCGATTTCGGTTTTAAAACTTTGAAAAATCCGAAGAACTGCGTGATATTCAATCTAAAACAAACAAACAATGTCTCCAATCAAAGTCTGGGAGAAAAACGAATCGCATCCCCGGAAAGTGTGGTCCTCAGTAAAAGCTCCTGTTTTGATCTTTCGGAAAGTAAAGGAAAGTTTACGATCGAAACCCCAAGTCAAACATCGTTCTCGGGCGTTTTGGAGCTTTGGGATATGACCGGAGTTCCCTCTTCTCTCGCTGTATCAAAAGAAGAGGAAATCCGTTAG
- a CDS encoding mucoidy inhibitor MuiA family protein, producing the protein MIFLFLGLCFLNSFLHSKEIELKVQDVTLYESSAGVLRTGKINLEPGVNELVIRNLPVQLQDESLVASVDAPGASVVGSSTWIETGAIIHNEEALDLQKQIRVLEKEIEGYEGKDSNLRSLKKILTDTRQKLAEMISRNLFYKKNEADSKKWFQSLLNNRHAISSILSSNKEVGRSIKDLRKKLSELRDKLGIILSLSEKSSRITKVLISFNGSEKKEAKLNLTYQSGGVSWRPFYSVRMEGREKIELEYLAEINQESGEDWSNINLLLSTSSPDVSGRRPRLSSQKLHDQKKQTEKDSLITFQSQSTAGEANAVPETEVPEAITDPTTGSSEESGSGFLFRYSKPVTLLSRKESKKLSLASFTTDASFTALYVPNLKRYPLIRGSFKNLSGFPILPGQAAVFRQAGMVGTSGFGYISPGEKAEISFGSENEIRAIYRKESNETKEGILSGTKVIEKLIRVELENFGKESRTISFQESIPVSGVESVKVSVDSSTTPGYTELRKDSGILEWKVEMKPNQKQEIKLKYKVSFPSEYNLHL; encoded by the coding sequence ATGATTTTTCTTTTTTTAGGGCTTTGTTTTTTGAATTCATTTCTTCACTCAAAGGAAATCGAACTAAAAGTCCAAGACGTGACCTTATACGAATCTTCGGCGGGAGTTTTGAGAACCGGAAAAATCAATTTGGAGCCTGGAGTCAACGAATTGGTGATTCGAAATTTACCAGTTCAACTTCAGGATGAATCTTTGGTCGCTTCGGTTGACGCGCCTGGAGCATCGGTTGTCGGATCGAGCACATGGATCGAAACCGGAGCCATCATCCACAACGAAGAAGCCTTGGATTTGCAAAAACAAATTCGAGTGTTAGAAAAAGAAATCGAAGGTTATGAGGGCAAGGACTCCAATCTGCGAAGTTTAAAAAAAATTCTTACAGACACGAGACAGAAGCTGGCTGAGATGATTTCAAGAAATCTCTTTTATAAAAAGAACGAAGCCGATTCAAAAAAATGGTTTCAGTCGCTTTTAAACAATCGACATGCAATTTCATCCATACTGAGTTCGAACAAGGAAGTCGGCCGATCGATTAAGGATCTTCGGAAAAAACTTTCCGAATTGCGCGATAAACTCGGGATCATCCTTTCGCTTTCCGAAAAATCCTCCAGGATTACTAAGGTTCTGATAAGTTTTAACGGCTCGGAAAAAAAGGAAGCCAAATTGAATCTTACCTATCAATCCGGGGGAGTTTCTTGGAGACCGTTTTATTCGGTAAGAATGGAAGGAAGGGAGAAAATCGAACTCGAATATCTGGCTGAAATCAATCAAGAGAGCGGAGAGGATTGGAGCAATATTAATCTTCTCTTATCTACTTCCAGTCCGGATGTGAGTGGAAGAAGACCTCGTCTTTCCAGTCAAAAGCTACATGATCAAAAAAAACAAACGGAAAAGGATAGTTTGATTACGTTTCAGAGTCAGAGCACTGCGGGCGAAGCGAACGCTGTACCCGAAACCGAGGTGCCGGAGGCGATTACCGATCCTACAACCGGAAGTAGCGAAGAATCGGGAAGCGGATTTTTGTTTCGATATTCCAAACCGGTCACTCTTCTTTCTCGTAAGGAATCTAAAAAACTATCACTTGCCTCGTTTACGACCGATGCAAGTTTTACCGCGCTTTATGTTCCAAATCTGAAACGTTATCCGCTCATTCGTGGAAGTTTTAAAAATTTATCAGGTTTTCCGATTCTTCCGGGCCAGGCTGCTGTATTTCGTCAGGCAGGAATGGTAGGCACTTCCGGTTTTGGGTATATCAGTCCCGGAGAAAAAGCGGAAATTTCTTTTGGCTCCGAAAATGAGATCAGGGCGATTTATCGAAAGGAATCCAACGAAACCAAAGAAGGGATTCTTTCCGGAACAAAGGTAATAGAAAAGTTGATTCGTGTCGAACTTGAAAATTTTGGAAAGGAATCTAGAACGATTTCCTTTCAAGAATCTATTCCGGTTTCCGGAGTCGAAAGTGTAAAAGTAAGTGTCGATTCGAGTACAACTCCGGGTTATACCGAGTTGCGAAAGGATTCCGGAATTTTAGAATGGAAAGTGGAGATGAAACCGAATCAAAAACAGGAAATCAAACTCAAATATAAAGTGAGTTTTCCATCCGAATACAATCTTCATTTGTGA
- a CDS encoding DUF4139 domain-containing protein — MRQSILRFKIGKKIFLILSLIFLILTSSAQSQEVDSEDPNSGTVTESGVVDSERRDPSRIQSVVLYSSFAYVTRNLKTKIKAGSSEIYLGEIPDLVSERTISVRFPDSSRKIKIRGIRGKIRVQRKARTKEIAALLKRQDSLNDQIELLSGEIQELINEERAIVGITPIFKGDDSHQEEVADPEFLSGFQKQYQEHLNQLSILRQKKLEILDQVREEGLVVDARLDHLGRLEAKQKKELYLETETSEDTEAIVEYKYLIPGASWFPRYSLQLSDESRSGELGWFALVRNDTGEDWEKVKLFFTASNPDLDIDLPVVREWRIQTQSATEDAKVQSNESNEDTTAYPSQEIIRGGVNRADVEKRKKEAPKKKSKRMSYKSDEGYAQGNAADKPAPEPMEQSRQIIQQNYSNRANSIRTEDNLNQLKNDLANQQNNFKSGQYDQANYYGQEALKKFSKLSDFSRKELNSIETYTEDLLRKGSLILSSQKVPGGLIPPSPLEGFDYQYSSGISETIPSDRSLNKVFLKKKSLILTPGYSTSPIAGPGAYLTVQASNSDGEPLLAGPMEVFSGNTLLGNTVLGVSKPGEAIRMELGQDRDILVNRRETSFEQKEGMISSRTKVKYKVSIEVKNRKKRSALITVIDRIPYTVDDSVEIKFEPGKDIPEKNIDGILTYKIDLPSGGKKIIEFEYSVSHPAENRLIRTPGSGGY; from the coding sequence ATGCGACAATCCATTCTACGCTTCAAGATTGGAAAAAAAATATTTTTGATTCTTTCTCTGATTTTTCTGATTCTAACAAGTTCCGCTCAAAGTCAGGAAGTCGACTCGGAAGATCCGAATTCGGGCACGGTTACCGAAAGCGGTGTTGTCGACTCTGAAAGACGAGATCCTTCCAGAATTCAATCCGTAGTTCTTTATTCAAGTTTTGCTTATGTAACTCGCAATCTCAAAACCAAAATTAAAGCCGGAAGTTCCGAAATATATTTGGGAGAAATTCCGGATCTGGTTTCGGAAAGAACAATTTCGGTTCGATTTCCGGATTCTTCACGTAAAATTAAGATTCGTGGAATTCGGGGCAAAATCAGAGTTCAGAGAAAAGCGAGAACAAAGGAAATTGCCGCGCTTCTCAAAAGACAGGATTCTCTCAATGACCAAATCGAACTTTTAAGCGGCGAAATTCAGGAGTTGATCAACGAGGAAAGAGCGATCGTCGGCATTACTCCGATTTTCAAGGGAGACGATTCGCATCAGGAAGAAGTAGCCGATCCGGAATTTTTGTCCGGGTTTCAAAAACAATACCAGGAACACCTCAATCAACTATCGATCCTTCGACAAAAAAAATTGGAGATCCTGGATCAGGTTCGAGAAGAGGGATTGGTCGTCGATGCGCGTTTGGATCACTTGGGAAGATTAGAGGCAAAACAAAAAAAAGAACTCTATTTGGAAACGGAAACATCGGAAGACACCGAAGCGATCGTTGAGTATAAGTATTTGATTCCGGGAGCGAGTTGGTTTCCTCGATATTCTCTTCAGCTCTCTGACGAATCCAGAAGCGGTGAACTTGGTTGGTTTGCCCTTGTTCGAAACGACACTGGCGAAGATTGGGAAAAGGTGAAACTTTTTTTTACGGCATCCAATCCGGATTTGGATATCGATCTTCCGGTTGTTCGCGAGTGGAGAATTCAAACTCAATCCGCTACGGAAGATGCCAAAGTTCAATCAAACGAAAGCAACGAGGACACCACTGCATATCCAAGTCAGGAGATAATAAGAGGGGGAGTCAATCGAGCCGATGTCGAAAAGAGAAAAAAGGAAGCCCCTAAGAAAAAAAGCAAACGTATGTCTTACAAATCGGACGAAGGTTATGCTCAGGGTAACGCGGCCGATAAACCCGCTCCGGAGCCTATGGAGCAATCTCGTCAAATCATTCAGCAGAATTATTCCAACCGAGCCAATTCGATTCGAACCGAGGATAATTTAAATCAACTGAAAAACGATCTGGCAAATCAACAGAATAATTTCAAAAGCGGCCAGTATGATCAGGCGAACTATTACGGGCAAGAGGCTCTTAAAAAATTCTCAAAATTGTCCGACTTTTCCCGCAAAGAATTGAATTCGATCGAAACCTATACTGAGGATCTTCTTCGCAAGGGAAGTTTGATTCTTTCTTCACAAAAAGTTCCGGGAGGATTGATTCCGCCTTCTCCATTGGAAGGTTTTGATTATCAATATTCCTCCGGAATTTCGGAGACGATTCCATCGGATCGTTCACTAAACAAGGTTTTTCTAAAAAAGAAATCACTTATACTGACCCCGGGTTATTCCACGTCTCCGATCGCAGGTCCCGGGGCTTATTTAACGGTGCAAGCGTCTAATTCCGACGGCGAGCCGTTGCTTGCGGGACCGATGGAAGTTTTTTCCGGAAACACACTTTTAGGAAATACGGTCCTCGGAGTGAGCAAACCGGGAGAGGCAATCCGAATGGAGCTTGGTCAAGATCGGGACATTCTTGTAAATCGACGGGAAACTTCTTTTGAACAAAAAGAAGGTATGATTTCTTCAAGAACAAAAGTTAAATACAAGGTGAGTATTGAAGTTAAAAATCGTAAAAAACGATCTGCTTTGATAACCGTAATCGATCGAATTCCATACACTGTGGATGACAGTGTGGAAATCAAATTCGAACCCGGAAAAGATATACCTGAAAAAAACATAGATGGAATTTTGACTTACAAAATTGATCTTCCTTCGGGAGGCAAAAAGATTATAGAATTTGAATATTCCGTAAGTCATCCCGCCGAAAATCGATTGATTAGAACGCCTGGATCAGGGGGATATTGA
- a CDS encoding sterol desaturase family protein, whose amino-acid sequence MEKNLIELVTPVFFVLLVVELIVGYAIKKPLYRFKDSVSNLTAGIYMQVFTVFITIGLLSIYAWVYKNFGIFRISDTSILGWIVCYVLADFFYYWYHRFGHEINVFWASHVAHHQSEDYNYTVALRQGIFQNLFSLPFYLPLAVIGFSPMMFVICIQINFAYQFWIHTRLIGKLGILEYILNTPSQHRVHHARNPKYIDKNYAGTFAFWDRMFGTFIEEEDEPVYGIVKPLQTWSPIHAQIHHFKDLVKISWKTKSWKDKILVWFKPPGWLPSDIGKFIAPPEIDKNTYKKFNTEIPASLMTYSAVQFALGIGASMIYIEFKKELPLIEMLILGFYVFWTFWNISAIFETKTSGMISEILRMSSIVAISFLFPMDFTGVEKLQTLLSYEWILALPRILQIGSIVSLAILGSFLISQKRFFSIRGQKTQTQSTF is encoded by the coding sequence ATGGAAAAAAATCTCATCGAATTGGTCACACCCGTATTTTTCGTTTTGCTCGTAGTTGAGCTTATCGTCGGTTATGCGATAAAAAAACCTTTGTATCGATTTAAGGACTCTGTCAGTAATTTGACCGCCGGAATCTACATGCAGGTTTTTACCGTTTTTATAACAATTGGTCTTTTATCCATTTATGCGTGGGTATATAAGAATTTTGGAATTTTTAGAATCTCAGACACTTCTATTCTGGGATGGATTGTTTGTTATGTTTTGGCGGACTTTTTTTACTATTGGTATCATCGGTTTGGACACGAGATCAATGTATTCTGGGCCTCTCACGTTGCTCATCATCAAAGCGAGGATTACAATTATACGGTGGCTCTGAGACAGGGGATATTTCAGAATCTATTTTCCCTTCCATTTTATCTTCCCTTGGCGGTCATCGGATTTTCCCCAATGATGTTTGTGATTTGCATTCAAATCAATTTCGCTTATCAATTTTGGATTCATACGAGATTGATTGGAAAATTGGGAATCTTAGAATACATTTTAAATACACCCTCTCAACATAGAGTCCATCATGCACGTAATCCGAAATATATAGATAAAAATTATGCGGGCACATTTGCTTTCTGGGATAGAATGTTCGGAACTTTTATTGAAGAGGAAGACGAGCCCGTTTATGGGATCGTAAAACCGCTACAAACTTGGAGTCCGATCCACGCCCAAATTCATCATTTTAAGGATCTTGTAAAAATTTCCTGGAAGACCAAAAGCTGGAAGGATAAGATTTTAGTTTGGTTCAAACCTCCGGGTTGGCTTCCTTCCGATATCGGAAAGTTTATCGCTCCACCGGAAATCGATAAAAACACATATAAAAAGTTTAATACTGAAATTCCTGCTTCTCTGATGACTTATTCCGCGGTTCAGTTTGCGCTTGGAATCGGCGCATCCATGATCTATATAGAATTTAAAAAGGAACTTCCTTTGATTGAAATGTTGATCCTAGGTTTTTACGTGTTCTGGACGTTCTGGAATATCAGTGCGATTTTTGAGACTAAAACCAGCGGGATGATTTCCGAAATTTTGAGAATGAGTTCGATCGTTGCAATTTCTTTTTTATTTCCGATGGATTTTACCGGAGTGGAAAAACTGCAAACCCTTCTCAGTTACGAGTGGATTTTGGCGTTGCCGAGAATTCTTCAGATCGGATCGATTGTTTCCTTGGCCATACTTGGAAGTTTTCTCATCAGTCAGAAACGATTTTTTTCGATTCGAGGTCAAAAGACTCAAACACAAAGCACGTTCTGA
- a CDS encoding OmpP1/FadL family transporter has translation MKILKLKRTFGIGLLFGISFGKSLQAGSYGDIYGAHPAAAGMGSAVTAIVNNSSAVFYNPAGLGRLSEGDLILAAIEKEARTKDAENPEPSNALPSPATDPAVIDPTNSLPIVAIGPWYKRFWADTKEDFTKDVFKYKPANRPERSVHEVSFQYHYANPTSHTTAPRNQNIDKIRDGFVGLGMTLNLNDMFDMSRGFRFGINALVPGSGNLLTLNDQNPTVPRYLQQGVSNERPTIMGGLGLEIWKDHLFAGVGFTVLAGGSGSILLKDVPISPEPVTANAQVILTVKPLINPTYGLQFTYGKFSLGASYKRETVAQIDPVPARAQTTLLGIQLDFDLAILDGFNPRVFSYGLAFRPNDRLVLSFDANREIWSQYKVSRIKEKYSESFYLHDTTNFRIGAEYSLFKSLKTRFGFATRPTPLPSMPGTNNWMDSDRNIFSLGLSYVFSPSTFKFMNRLRKPVIFDFVVENHQLKAMEVNKYHPTERNPNYSYGGYIWTVGVAMTIFF, from the coding sequence TTGAAAATTCTCAAGTTAAAAAGAACGTTCGGAATTGGATTATTGTTCGGAATTTCTTTTGGTAAATCTCTCCAAGCGGGAAGTTACGGTGATATATATGGCGCGCATCCCGCAGCAGCCGGAATGGGAAGTGCGGTGACAGCTATCGTTAATAACTCCTCTGCGGTGTTTTACAATCCTGCCGGATTGGGAAGACTTTCCGAGGGAGATTTGATTCTTGCCGCTATCGAAAAAGAAGCGCGAACAAAAGACGCGGAAAACCCGGAACCTAGTAACGCGTTACCTTCACCGGCGACGGATCCGGCGGTCATCGATCCGACAAATTCGCTTCCGATTGTAGCCATCGGACCTTGGTATAAACGTTTTTGGGCGGATACAAAAGAAGATTTTACAAAGGATGTTTTTAAATACAAACCTGCCAATCGTCCCGAGCGAAGTGTCCACGAAGTTTCCTTTCAGTATCATTATGCAAATCCAACATCACACACTACTGCGCCTCGAAATCAAAACATAGATAAGATTCGAGACGGCTTTGTAGGTTTGGGAATGACGCTCAATCTAAACGATATGTTTGATATGAGTAGAGGATTTCGTTTCGGGATCAACGCGCTTGTGCCCGGAAGCGGAAATTTGCTCACACTCAACGATCAAAATCCCACAGTGCCGCGTTATCTGCAACAGGGAGTGAGCAATGAAAGACCCACCATCATGGGCGGATTGGGTTTGGAAATCTGGAAAGATCATTTATTTGCCGGAGTCGGATTTACGGTTCTGGCCGGTGGTTCTGGAAGTATTTTGTTAAAAGACGTTCCGATTTCACCGGAGCCGGTTACGGCTAACGCGCAAGTGATTCTAACCGTAAAACCTTTGATCAATCCCACTTACGGTTTGCAGTTTACTTACGGTAAATTTAGTTTGGGTGCGTCTTACAAAAGGGAAACCGTCGCGCAAATCGATCCTGTTCCTGCTAGAGCTCAAACGACCCTTCTCGGAATTCAATTGGACTTTGATCTTGCGATTTTGGACGGATTCAACCCAAGGGTATTTTCTTACGGACTTGCCTTTCGTCCCAATGATCGTCTGGTTTTAAGTTTTGATGCAAACAGAGAGATTTGGAGTCAATATAAGGTTTCGCGGATTAAGGAAAAATATTCCGAGTCATTTTATTTGCACGATACTACCAATTTTCGAATTGGAGCCGAATACTCGCTTTTCAAATCGTTAAAAACAAGATTCGGATTTGCCACTCGTCCGACTCCTTTACCCTCTATGCCGGGAACGAACAACTGGATGGATTCGGATCGAAATATTTTTAGTTTAGGACTTTCTTATGTATTCAGTCCTTCGACTTTTAAATTTATGAACCGACTGAGAAAGCCGGTGATTTTCGACTTTGTTGTGGAAAATCATCAACTTAAGGCTATGGAAGTGAATAAATACCATCCGACCGAACGAAATCCAAACTATTCTTACGGCGGGTATATTTGGACCGTAGGCGTTGCGATGACCATTTTCTTTTAA
- a CDS encoding chloride channel protein, producing the protein MKTERLKQPIFRIRGRRSLYFYCILTGIVSGLGAFLFSRILAFSEYLLLDRAAGLSLPHPSGEFLIESQDVLHWGIPFSDEYRPWLVFLLPVLGGLLTGWIVNRFSPESGGTGSDAMIDSFHNQEGRMNPVVSLVKSVATIFTLSSGGSGGKEGPISQIGAGFGSLLATFLKAGARARRTLLLAGTAGGLGAIFHAPLGGALTSVEMIYREDIESDSLIPCIISSVSAYLVYSSLNGFNTVYKVADTEFSRYTDLIFYFGLGILCFLCGDVFIRIFRKVQSFSGSLKISPIIKPALGGLLVGIIGLFLPETIGTGAGVLQVALDGKDPVGTQGIFSSAYQATGLWLVAIFFILAGMKILTTSFTIGTGGSAGMFGPSLFIGGMLGGGVGTLAKILMYPDLSVTSFILVGMGAFYAGVASAPIAGMIMICEMIGSYTLLPPLMVVSILTFVLSHKISLYRAQKETRFQSPAHFWDMNRDFLEEIQVKTWKDRLRTLAVTRDHILLSELEEEALKIQASDYIVLDQENLYVGILSLRKVRHTLESRYVVGNLITVRDVTDTTAPCGKLDDSLASLLKILIDRDLDKIAIQENGQFLGYLRFADLMKIYFENTFPKISK; encoded by the coding sequence ATGAAGACAGAAAGATTAAAACAACCGATTTTTCGAATCAGAGGCAGAAGATCATTATATTTTTATTGTATTCTTACCGGAATCGTTTCTGGTCTGGGTGCTTTTCTTTTTTCGAGAATTCTCGCATTCTCTGAGTATCTATTATTAGATCGTGCCGCGGGTTTGTCTTTACCGCACCCCTCCGGAGAATTTTTGATTGAATCTCAAGATGTTCTTCATTGGGGAATTCCTTTTTCGGACGAATATCGTCCTTGGCTTGTATTTCTGCTCCCGGTTTTGGGAGGACTTCTCACCGGTTGGATCGTAAATCGTTTTTCTCCCGAATCGGGTGGGACCGGATCGGACGCGATGATTGATTCCTTTCACAATCAAGAAGGAAGAATGAATCCGGTGGTATCTTTGGTCAAATCTGTCGCCACGATATTCACTCTTTCGAGCGGGGGAAGTGGTGGAAAAGAAGGACCGATCTCTCAAATCGGTGCCGGCTTTGGATCCTTGCTCGCGACGTTTTTGAAAGCGGGTGCAAGAGCCAGAAGAACTCTTTTACTTGCAGGAACAGCCGGAGGACTTGGTGCGATCTTTCATGCACCATTGGGAGGCGCTCTTACTTCCGTGGAGATGATTTACAGAGAGGATATCGAAAGCGATTCGTTGATTCCCTGTATCATTTCATCGGTATCGGCCTATTTGGTGTATTCCAGTTTGAACGGATTTAACACCGTTTATAAAGTCGCGGATACCGAGTTTTCAAGATATACGGATTTGATTTTTTATTTCGGTTTGGGAATTCTCTGTTTTTTATGCGGAGATGTTTTTATTCGAATTTTTAGAAAAGTGCAATCCTTTTCCGGTAGTTTAAAAATTTCACCGATCATAAAACCTGCGTTAGGTGGTCTTCTGGTCGGAATCATCGGATTGTTTTTACCGGAGACGATTGGAACCGGGGCGGGAGTTTTGCAGGTTGCTTTGGACGGAAAAGATCCGGTGGGGACACAAGGAATTTTTTCTTCCGCGTATCAAGCGACCGGTCTTTGGCTCGTTGCGATCTTTTTCATTTTAGCGGGGATGAAAATTCTCACAACGTCTTTTACGATCGGAACCGGAGGTTCTGCGGGAATGTTCGGGCCTTCTCTTTTTATCGGAGGAATGCTGGGTGGAGGTGTGGGAACGCTTGCGAAAATTCTAATGTATCCGGACCTTTCGGTTACTTCCTTTATTTTGGTGGGAATGGGGGCTTTTTACGCAGGTGTGGCGAGCGCTCCGATTGCTGGTATGATAATGATTTGCGAGATGATCGGAAGTTATACTCTTTTGCCTCCTTTGATGGTGGTTTCGATTTTAACGTTTGTTTTAAGTCATAAGATCAGTCTGTATCGGGCTCAAAAGGAGACAAGATTCCAATCTCCTGCACATTTTTGGGACATGAACCGGGATTTTTTAGAGGAAATTCAGGTTAAGACTTGGAAGGATCGTCTTCGAACTCTAGCGGTGACCCGCGATCATATCCTTCTATCCGAATTGGAGGAAGAGGCGCTTAAAATTCAAGCCAGCGATTACATCGTACTCGATCAAGAAAATTTATATGTAGGAATTCTTTCTCTTCGTAAGGTTCGACATACTTTAGAATCTAGGTATGTTGTCGGAAATTTGATCACAGTCCGTGATGTGACCGATACAACGGCTCCTTGCGGAAAGCTTGACGATTCCTTAGCCTCACTTTTGAAAATTCTAATCGATCGAGACTTGGATAAAATTGCAATTCAGGAAAATGGTCAGTTTCTCGGATATCTGCGTTTTGCGGATTTGATGAAAATATACTTCGAAAATACATTCCCAAAGATCTCCAAATAA